The following is a genomic window from Manihot esculenta cultivar AM560-2 chromosome 9, M.esculenta_v8, whole genome shotgun sequence.
AGAATTTAGCTGATAGTTGATTGgcaattaaataactaaatccAAATGTTTGACAAAcatttacaaaaattaaaaagatttctCCTAAGCAGTTAATACAagacatattatttatattttaaattaactcTGTAATTATAGCAGAACTGTTgggtttaaaataaaattactttaaaGGGTTGACAATAACtggatttaaaaaatttgatttaaatacatattttcttaatataataaattataccgacattaacaattatatataatttaaaaacatcATCCATTATCAATTATCATGTAAATCTACCAAATATATATTACTAAATACTGACATTTAATAAAGCCCTGACGGCTGACTGCTCATGGATAAGACAGaattatccaaaaaaaaaaaaaacaatagatGGAGAAGGTAAAGAGTTCGTTAGCATCTCACTCGCACCTTTACAAATGACTAAAGATTGACAGATTCAACCCAGTAAAATTTGATATAACCCATATGCCACACACTTTAGCCAAAGTAACCGAGATTGTGCTACCAAAAATATGCAATCAAGAGACCCATAAcatcctttttgtttttttctgataaagagaaattttattaaatattccaAAAAAAACTTACCATGCCCAAAAGAGACATTCCATCTAAGTGAAGAAACATGGAAACCTCCATACAAGAAAACAAACAGGAACAACAAAAACAACTATAAAACATACAAAGCCAAAACCAAAAGAATCCAAGAAAAGGACTAAACCAGCCCACAGGAAACCAGAAACTGCAGCTACAAGAGGGCTATACTAAAGCAAACAGAAGCAGGCCAACTTTTGCCACACCAGGGGACATATCAGCAAGAAAAATCAAACATCCTTTCAAAGGACAAAAATTATGTTGCTTAGTGACatgtgaataattttttttatgaatatagATTTCGCCAAGAATATACATTGTTGCACtcaagagaaagaaaaatacaGGCTACTAGGAAGTAATTGTTGCACAAGTCAAAAAGGAGAACCTATAGGAGCTACAAGGCCAAGGTACCGCATTATCCGAACCGGCGGACCTTGCTGGCTGATCTTAAAGGAAACACAACTTCCTGCAAAAGAATGTGAAAACTGTAAAAATCAAAAAGTTGGGCAATATATTGGTTTACCATTAGAAGGCACAAATATGTAATGGCAACTTACATCAAAGCAAAATTCAGGTTTTTGTTTCTTCTTACCCTTTCTTCTTTTAAGGAATTGCGTCCTGTTATACTAGACATTGATGCAGTCCATTCATCTGTTCAGgaaagaaaataactttttcaATGTTATAGTTTCCCCAAGAAAGTAGctttttaatctagttgaagagaagaggagaaagtTAAAGAGCAAATGAATAATATATACCAGATGATTGATCTTGCTGATAAGActgtgatcaagcataatttagccacatttttattatatttattactgtttatttacacatttttctagcttaatttgtgtttttgtcatgtttttgcagaaaaggaagaaattggaaagattgagaaaaagtgaagaaaaagctggaaaagtgattgggtctgagtgatttggccaaatcactcgcaggaactggccaaatcactcgcagagacagagacagaaactggactgaaccccaggaagcgattggggcaaattgagcaagtgatttgcccaaatcactcgcagaatttgcccaaatcactttgatagcagaaaatacagcagaggcgggaaaagagcagaaaatccaaattcaaaggaAAGAAGTTCAAACCCACTTCAAACACTACAAGATcaatcccaagagccacgcccctcatctagagagttccattctcaatcaaacacaaaattcaaagaggaatcaaagactacaaagaagaccaaatcaaattgagattacaaaaccctaatcaaagtggacttgggactctccagctataaaagggcagcatcaaaggcatctcatcttcagcaattctgcagaaaaatacaacggcttttcttcttcttttctttcttcttccttttgtgattttgtccaccatgagtggctaaatccattcttttctagttgaagttggtgaatttcagatttgtgatgaattgggagatttaaatctctattattaaactcttatttaccttcaatatttatgcaacttgaactttctataattattattttgcttttagaatcaattaaggcctgttgctcttaaattgcttgagtaatatattgtttgaataatttaggtccgtaattgcttagattatttaaacacaaatataatcggttgcataatctaaacttgaccacgcggttggcaaggttagggTTGAGTTCctctaagtcctaatgcagttaacagttgttcgatgctaaaagccccaaggacgttccttggcaacttgttaactagagtttgagtagcgaacgtttcctaatcaaactaaaactaaggaggaatttggattgtgagaagcgtcttccacgtcctaaactaacttattgaaatagataagagtatcaaaaagatcaatgatcaattctaaacaagctgaaatagatccatgcttcaactagaatccttctcccattgaaattctcatctttttaaattattgctttctcttgctatttaatattaactcatcaaatcaaacccccctcttttaattacttgttatttacttgtccaagtcattaataggaaaattcgtagtgtcaaatccctgtggttcgaccctattgccactatctgcaaatttattttgttggttgataataggtttatttttgacggcttcgacaaccgcctatcagacTGGTCCAATCCATCAGGGCTTCCCAGTGATTCCCTATTTGCACTTAGATATTCCTTTCTTTCTAAAGCCTAAAATTTTAACATTCAACAAGAGAGATTAATCCAAATTATAGTTTGTACAACTTGCGAAAAGTGCAGTACTCccaaaacaaataaattaacaaGTACTTGTGTTAAAGCATCTTGGAATTTGTCCATAGTGTTACTGCTCCTTTCTTCAAAGCACTGAAGAAAAGGTGAAAGCTATGCATGTAATCAGAAAGTTGGCAGTGGAACTCATGAATCAAACTAAAATACCTCAACAAAGTTTTATATCCATTTCTTGTAGTCTTCAAAGTCAAATTCTTATTATAAATTACAACAATTCACAAACTACTCCCAAGAATAACATATGCAAAGGGATTAGCCTCCATCCCCCATATTTCCCTGCCAAAAAAAGaagcaagaaaataaaaagaactcAAAGGCTTCAAATTAGTTTGTGGTTGGCACTGACTAAATATAATGATATGAAATGATACTATCTACAGGAACAGTGGAATAGACAATTCTCACGTCCTCAAGCTGTGAAATTTCTCTAGCTGGATCAATCCAAGCACTGAAAAGCAATACTGGATCAACATTTGAGCTCAAACTACAGAATGACAAGAAAAATTTTTGAAGTTTCAAATAACTATTTTGAAGCCTACATTCCATAATAGCCGTAAAACTGTACTAGAACATGGCTGTCAATACCTCTACTTCTTGAATCAGATACGTGTGATGTTTCTCCAATTATCTAAAAAAAGGTTTACCAGATTTTGTTGATCAATTGGATCAACAAAATATAATGAAAAGTATGCTCCATATTGAGGGCCTAAGAACTCATGCATCGACAAAAGTCTTATCAGAACATGTATATAGAATCAGCAGGAGAGAAAATATGCAATAAGAGCTGCAACTAAATTTCACTTTGGATTGCAAGAACAAAGTAAAACATAACCTACTTCAGCAGGCCACCAAATTTGGCAGTCCATTTTTGCCTACACAACATTTTCTGGATTTACACAAACAATAGTGCTTTCTGCAATTTGAGATTTCTCAGGAGTAGATTCCGAAGTCGTGAAACTTGTCTGATTACTGACATttttaaaagaagaaagaaataaacATTTCAGTGATCAGATGGTTCAGATTGACTAGATATAGTAACAAGTAGTACTCATGGGTGCAGGACAAACCTATCATTGCAGTGATCATCAATAACTGTATGTTGGGCAGCTGATTCAAGTCCTGTAACTGAATTGTCATAGAAATCAGATAACAGTTTTGAATTTGACTGCAGAATTTCTGCACCCAACTAGATGGAGCTCAGGCAATTCTTTTTCATCAGCTGGAGTGTAATCCAAACTACTTGTCAAAACACTGAACAAACCATGTCCAAGGGGACCTGTGGATTACATGTTCCAAAAACATATTGTCTCTATATACTAAATCCACACTTCATTGAAATGATAATACATCACAGCCATAAAACTTACAACTGGAAATTCAAAAGGTCATGATTTTAACATAGCTGCAACAAATTCAACCAGTTAAAACAGTATCAACACTGATACAGTAATAGCCAGACCTTAGAAGTCTCCATGATGTATTGGTAGTTGATTAACATATATGACAATGTTAAACATGTTGTAATTAAAGTTCTCCATCTCAGAAAGAAAATAATCATTGAAAAATTCTAAAACAATATATGCATTAAGAATAACAGGATGACCCTAATAATGCTCAGACGTGAAAAAGTACAAGCAATTTCCAAAACcagaggaaaaaaaattatataccaAAGCCCAAATTTGACAAGGCAACAGGAAAATTGAGatagcaagcaaacaaaatccacaacaaaaacaaaaaattctGAGAAACCACAGGCAATTCGTTGGAACAAAGACTACCACAGAAAGAAAACCCTCAATTGAGAAGTGAACAGAGAAATTGAAATGGCATACCTGAATTGGAGATAAaacaagaaggagaagaaacGAAAGAAGAGAAATCAGAACGGCGTTTAGTTGCAGGGTTCCTAGGCTGCTTTGGGTAATTGGGATTTTATCAAGTAGGTGTAATTTCTTCTTCCTCGTCTTTTTCCAATCTTGTGATCTCTTCTTCGCCATTGCTGTGAATTGGGAGTTGGTCTTCAATTATGAGAAAAGAGAAAGGAATCAGAGATTGAAGTCTAAGAAATTTTAGTGGGTTTGCAATCATGGGCCAGCCCCATCCCTGTTACCTGTTCTTCTCGGTTTCTCTCGAGTACTCTGCTATAGCTGAGTCCATTGGATGCTCTGTATTTTTAACGAAATTAACTGTCGTTCTTGCAATGCTATTGGTTAATCTACTATACTTTCATTATTCTCTTAACATTTTGTTGGAATTTCACTATATGTATACTGCAGTGAATCACATCTAATAATCAAATCCTGTAATTTGAATCTAGTGCATGGttggaattttctttttttggtgaTTATATGACGAGCAGAGCAGAGATAACTATGATCATAGTGAATGATTCATCCACGACCACGGACCAACCAAAAAACAAAGCAAAGAGATGAACAGGGTTGCccgaaaaataacaaaatattattataaaattcatgaagaaaataaaaaggctTAATTACGAATAACAATACTAATTTCTGTCAAGTCTGTCGATAATTTCCTTTTATTTAATCCACTAGTTTTCTTCCTGTTGTCAAAAAGTGGTTCAACTTTAATTAAACTCTGCCTCACGGACAGAAAATGACAGCGTAGTTAGCTCCACCGCTGCAAGAAAATGTGCTGGTTAAATCATCATAAGCGTAGCTATAAGCCTGAGGGCACTGGTCCTTGAAGATCATTGAATAACTTGAGGGTTTACAAGTCACTGGGGTTTGGAAGTTTCCTGTGCAGCAATATTCTGGCTGGTTGAATTCCTCGCATGCACTCTTACAAGAAATTGTAGTGCCCCCATCAGACCCTTTAACTGCTAACTCTGTAGGGCAGACTGAGTTCACATCTGCTGCACAGCTTGAACTAGTGCAGTTATTACCAGACCCGCCTTGTGGAGACACTGATATTGGGACGTTAAACCCATCAACTAGGCTAACGTCGTAGAAATCTTGGCCATGGTTTTCTGCTAAAGTGAATTCTACGAGGCTTATTGGTGGATTTCCACCAGCGCCGTTGCATGATAACTGTCCGGAACCACAATCGCCAGTTGCACAAATGAACTTGCCAGAGGAGGAGTTGGTACAGTGTGTTCGACCCCAAAACCTTCCGGTGAATGGAGCCGGAACGTCGAGGGATTGAGTTTCTTTGGTTGCTAACTGGAAGCCGGTGCTTGATAGCTGAGGCCTACTGCCGCTGCCGCCAGTTAAGGAgcattttttcaaatcatgcaaaaatggagaaatattttcaaaaacatgcaggatccgaaaatattttcggattctgtgTGTCAACGCAGCGTGTTTGCCAGTCATACTGGCGAACACGCTTgttcgacacccatggtgtcgaaGAAGGGAGagttcgacaccatgggtgtcgaacTCTGCCTTGCTGAGCTTGTTCGCCACTATGAGTGGCGAACAAGCTCGTCCGGGCCACGGGAGCAGACTGCTCCTGCTCCCGTGGCACGCCAGCTTGGCCGAAAGAATTGttcgccacttaaagtggcgaaCAATTCTGCTGAGTGGCATGTTCGCCACCCAAAGTGGCGAACATGAACAGAAAACCACAGAAATCACTGAGAAAAAGTGTTCGCCACTTATAGTGGCGAACACTTTTCTCTTTATATCACATGCACTACATGAATTTGTTCGCCAGCGATGCTGGCGAACAAAttcttgtaaaaataaaatttttaaagtaaatatatatttaaaaaatttagaaaaattaataaaattttatgctaattaaaatatatttattgatattaattaaaatatattaatattaaatttattttgtatacttaaaattatatattttttaatcatcaatcaattaataacttatttttaattttattataaaattaatttttaataatattattgttataatatttaaatttaaattatctaatctattatttagtaaatttatatattttaaaattaaaatattttataaatttaaatagtgtatgaaaaaattatttattattaaaatattatatatattttttttatttttaaaaaattaaaatttattatactgttaaaaataaatttataaaatattatctcttaatttatatttattttaaaaatattaaattttatttttaatagtataataaattttaattttttaaaaataaaaaatatatatataatattttaataataaataattttttcatacactatttaaatttataaaatattttaattttaaaatatataaatttactaaataatagattagataatttaaatttaaatattataacaataatattattacaaattaattttataataaaattagaaataagttattaattgattgatgattaaaaaatatataattttaagtatacaaaataaatttaatattaatatattttaattaatatcaataaatatattttaattagcataaaattttattaatttttctaaattttttaaatatatatttactttaaaaattttatttttacaagaaTTTGTTCGCCAGCATCGCTGGCGAACAAATTCATGTAGTATCACATGCATGCAACTGCATGCATGTGATATAAAGAGAAAAGTGTTCGCCACTATAAGTGGCGAACACTTTTCCTCGGTGGTTTCTGTGGTTTTCTGTGCATGTTCGCCACTTTGGGTGGCGAACATGCCACTCAGCAGAATTGttcgccactttaagtggcgaaCAATTCTTTCGACCAAGCTAGAGTGCCACGGGAGCAGATTGCACTGCTCCCGTGGCCCGGACGAGCTTGTTCGCCACTCATAGTGGCGAACAAGCTCAGTAAGGCAGagttcgacaccatgggtgtcgaacTCTCCCTTCTTCGACACTATGGGTGTCGAACAAGCGTGTTCGCCAGTATGACTGGCGAACACGCTGGGTTGACAcacagaatccgaaaatattttcggatcctgcatgtttttgaaaatatttctccatttttgcatgatttgaaaaaatgcTCGCCAGTTAAGGTTGCTGGCCAGACTGTGTATGCACAATTGTTTGTGAAAGTTATCCTCGCGGGATGGGCTTCTGCATGCATGATTAATTTACAGATGAAAATTAATCTTTTCTATATAGAAACTATATATAATATCATTTCATGCAACGTGCATATATGTGCTATCAAATAGAGATTACCATGAAAAAGAAGGGCGAAGGAAAGGCCAAGGAGGAGCACAGAAGTCTTCTTCATGGTTGAATGCTTTCAGTGATGCTGAGCAGATCACTCATGGCGAATGGAGAGAATACACATGTATAGTGATTAATCAGTGATATCCAATGAAGATAATAATCTAACTCTCTGTTTGGAATGAAGAATTTGTAAAAACTCAATGAAACTCTtattagataaataaatttaatttttaaattttaatatctaatttataaatatactttttaataaataagaataataattttataaaataaataaaaaatatcatagaaatttatcaatatttaaatttaaaattattataaaatataaaagaataattcactttaaaaaaatttaaattatcttttatttttccattaattaaatattaattttaatattaacatttcatttataattatagataatattatatatataagataaataatataaaccataaaaatacattaaaaattaatttataaaagataatttaaaaacttaatttataaaagatattaaaaacttaaaatttagggtaaactgtaatttagtccctctgatttagtgaaatgcaaccttttgtctctctattttaaaaaatcttcaatttagtcactgtgatttttaaaaactatgacattcgtatattaaaattttatattaaaaacttaaaattactaaaatcaaatatattttcttaattaatttataatattatataaattttatatttatataaaaaattagatttaagcaagttattatttttattacatatattaatagttgtattttcttaaaaacatgttaaaattttttaaaagattttctaatattaaaattttatctgattaactaaaattaatagttttaatttagtgtttattaaattttaattttaatcactataaaaaaacagtgatttagcgaccaaaattttggtcgctaaaaggGAGAATTTGGTCACTATtatgaaatagcgaccatttagcgaccaaaatgaaatggtcGGTGTTTGGCCAGTCGCTAAAATTTTAGCGACAATTTGAAAATTAGTCGCTAAAATAACaacaatcagcgaccatttttttgtcgctaatttggtgtcatggcaaattaagtattataaaatagcgaccaatcagcgactattttttggtcgctaatttagtGTCATGGGAAATTAAGTATTACAAAATAGTAATCAGCGACTATTTTTTTATCGCTAAATTTTGATTGCGAAATTGATCACTATTTTGATCGCTATTTCCTTGTTATTTGATCGCCTCAGAGAAAAGCATTTGGTCATTATTTCGttacaaattaataataaaatcaaaaaaatatttgttatttaatttgtttttgtgGCTGATTAGTCACTAATATTGACCCAAACTTCCCATTGAAAGTTTGAATAATACTATTGATTCAAAAAGTTTCACagcttgacttttttttttgtcgaaTTCACAGCTTGACTAAATTCTACAACAATAAGATAGTTAATAAAACAATACAAATGGACCTTAATCAGTTCTCTGAGAGGGCCAATAAAAAAAACCCTAACTCTATTGCTTAATGTTGACTAGATCCTAAGGTATCATCATGTGCTGAACCAACCAATCAAATCCCTCAAGCAGCCCCTCCCCTGTGTATGCGCTACAGCCCACGATTTTCCAATGCCTGGTTTTGTCCATATTCTCTAGGTTTAGTACCTGCAGAAGTTTTGCAAACTCCATTTTAGAATTTCAAAAGACGAAAGCAAGGCTATAAATCAGACATAATAACtttggaagaaaagaaaagggaaaccaaaaaattatatatatatatatatatatatatatatatatatatatatatatatatagtagctTTAACCTGATTATGTTGGAAGTCTAAGGTCAAGATACTAAGGCATGCTTAACCATTTTGAACCATGCTTCTTTCATTGCCCAAATACTGGAGAGTTacagatatttaaaaatatatgcataTCAAGTCGACTTCTGTAATCATTAAACTATGAAATGTTCTTTGCCCCGTTCTGATCAAATATAATAGGATTTAAAGTAGAATAGGAAGAAACAGAATACACGTGCCTAACATCATTAATAGCTGCTGAAACAAACACACCTGATGACATAattgagaaagaaagaaatatttTGAATAGGAATTTCTTAAGGAACATGAAAGGgctaagagaaaagaaagcaatTCTGTGCATACGCCATGGaaaagaaacagagaaaaataaatagcaaGACATAGCTGACCTTACAGGCCTTGAACCAACTGGAAGTCCTGTAAACCCGTGAAATTCAAAGACACCCACAAAGA
Proteins encoded in this region:
- the LOC110607722 gene encoding thaumatin-like protein 1, with translation MTGKHAAGSRPQLSSTGFQLATKETQSLDVPAPFTGRFWGRTHCTNSSSGKFICATGDCGSGQLSCNGAGGNPPISLVEFTLAENHGQDFYDVSLVDGFNVPISVSPQGGSGNNCTSSSCAADVNSVCPTELAVKGSDGGTTISCKSACEEFNQPEYCCTGNFQTPVTCKPSSYSMIFKDQCPQAYSYAYDDLTSTFSCSGGANYAVIFCP